TCGGGTCGCAGCACCATCCCGCTTCCCCCGCCATAAGGCTGATCGTCGACTTGGCGATAGTTGCCCAGGCCGTAGTCGCGCAGGTTATGCAGCACGACCCCAGCCGGTTGCCCGCGCAGCGCGCGCCCGACCACGCCCGCTTCCAGCCAGCCCTGGAGCATCGCGGGAAACAAGGTGACGATATGGAATTCCATGGAGCGACTCTGGCTGCAAGCTTAAGACTTGGCGGCCTGCGGCTCAATCGGACAAATCTCCTGCAAACAGGCGATAATCAGTCCAGGAGACCGGCGAGCGGCTGGATGATGGCGCGCTGGTGGTCGGGCTGCAGCGCAACGACTACTTCGTCGACCACCGGAATCAGGATTTCGCCACGCTCGCCCCGCACCACCCAAACTTCATGGGCACCGTTGGAAAAGACCTCGGCTATCCGACCGAGCGGTTCGCCGGCGACGGTCAGCACCTCAAAGCCCATTATCGCGAAGTAGTAGAATTCGCCTTCACTGAGAGGTGGCAAGTCATCTTTGGCGATATACAGCACTTGGCCGCGCATCGCCTGGGCCGCTTCTATAGTCTCGACTCCTTCCAGCACCATCCGCAAAGCTCCGGCCCCGGCCGGCGAAACCTCAAGCACGCGCATCGCACGCGGCATCGCGCCTTGCTCGCGGACAAAACAGCGTTGCAGATGACTGAGGTCGCTGTCGGGATTGTCAAGCCGGACTCGCAGCGCTCCGCGCAGCCCATGACTACCAACCACCCGCCCCCATCCCACGAGCTCCGTAGGAGCCCCGGTACTGGGCGACGAAGAAGACGCGCGAACTTGGCTCCCCCTCCCCCAGGACTTGGCGCGAGGCTGGCCCGGGCTATTTTTCTTCAATGATTTCGAGCACAACCTTGCGGTTGGTGCGCGAGGCTACCGCGTTCAGAATAGTCCGAATAGATTTGGCGGTGCGGCCTTGCTTGCCGATAATCCGTCCGAGGTCTTCCTTGGCAACTCGCAATTCCAAGACCGAGGCCGTATCCCCCTGCGTCTCTTTGACCTCGACCGCGTCGGGGTTGTTAACCAAGTGCTTTGCCAAGAATAGGACTAGATCCTTCATGAGGTCGGCTCCAGACCAAAGACTGACTTAGGCCGTGGGGGCTGCTTTGGGGGCGTGTAGCAGGTTGGCCACGGTCGCGCTCGGCAGCGCCCCGGCCTTGAGCCAACGTTCCAGGCGGTCGGCCTTGACGTTGACCTTGGGCGGGTTGACGCCGGGATCGTAGGTGCCAATCTGGTCCACGCAGCGGCCGTCACGCGGCGCGTTGGACTCGGCCACGACAATACGGAAAAACGCCTGTTTGCGCGCGCCCTGGCGGCGCAAGCGGATCACTAACGCCATCGCTTATTAATACTCCTATGCATAGCTAACCTCCTAGCCCAAAGCCGCGTGGGACGCTGTGCCCGACCCCGCCCCGAGCAACTTTTTTCATCATTTTGCGGGTCTGTTCAAACTGCTTCATGAAGCGATTGATCTCGGCCACCGAGGTCCCGCTGCCAGCCGCGATACGGGCCCGGCGGGAGCCGTTGAGCAGCAGATGGTTGCGACGCTCCTGCTTGGTCATGGAATCGATAATCGCTTTGATCCGGGCCATTTCCTGCTGCGCCTGCTCGGAATCTACCTGACCGGCAATCTTCTTGAAACCAGGAATCATCCCAAGCAGATCCCCCAATGAACCCATCTTTTGGATCGCCAGCATCTGCTGGGCAAAGTCTTCCAGGGTGAATTCATTCTTCTTGAACTTGCGTTCCAGCTCCTTGGCCTGCTTCTGATCATAGGTCTGTTGCGCCTTTTCGATCAGAGTCAGGACGTCGCCCATTCCAAGAATACGCGAGGCGAGGCGATCTGGATGGAATATTTCGAAGGCTTCCAGCCGCTCTCCCATCGCCGCAAACAGGATCGGTGCCCCGGTAACCGCCCGCACCGACAGCGCGGCGCCCCCGCGCGCGTCAGAGTCAAGCTTGGTCAGGATCACCCCAGACAATTTAAGCCGCTCGTGGAAACCCTGGGCCACACTGGCGGCTTCCTGCCCGGTCATCGCGTCGGCGACCAACAAGGTATGATGGGGGCGCAGCACGGTTTGCAACCGCGCCACTTCGTCCATCATTTCGTTATCAATTTGAAGTCGGCCGGCGGTATCCAGCAGGAGCACATCAAACCCGCCAACGTCCGCACGATTGAGAGCGTTGGTGGCGATTTCGATTGGCTCCTGCCCCTCGTGACTCTCGACGACGGGAACCTCGATTTGCCGTCCCAGCACCCGCAACTGCTCCATCGCGGCCGGCCGATAAACGTCCACCGAGGCCAACAGCGGACGACGCTTGCGCTCGACCTTCAACCACCGCGCCAGTTTGGCTAGCGAAGTGGTCTTGCCCGAACCCTGCAGCCCCACCAGCATTATTTTGACCGGAGGCTTGACCTTCAGGTCGAGCTCGCGCGCGCTGCCGCCCATTACCTCGCGCAATTCGTTGGCAACGAATCTGATCAGGTGCTGCTCAGGGCTGAGCGAGCGCAGCACCTCCTGCCCCAAGGCCTTGCGGGTGACGTGTTCGATAAACTGGCGGACGACCTTGAGGTTGACGTCGGCTTCGAGTAAAGCCAAGCGCACCTCGCGTACCGCCTCTTCGATGTTGCGCTCGGTGATTCGCCCCTGCCCGCGCAGCTTTTTGAAGACGCCTTCGAGCCGATCGCTTAAGGTCTCAAACATTATCTATAAATAAAAGTCGGCTGACCGGCCTGATACCCTCGTTAGGAAAAATACAGCCTAGACCAGTGCTATCTGTCCTGTCAATTTCTGCCGACTGTGCGCAATCGCACCCCAGAGAGCTTACTTGGCGGTGATCGGGGGCATTTCACGACCGCTTTGCTAGCCGTCGGCCCGATTACGGCGCGTGCGACAGCAAGTCGAGCAATTCCTCGGTAATCCGCAGGGTCAAGCCCCAAATGACTTTGCTTTGGTAGAGGATGGCTGGAAATGCCCGCCGCGCCCCCTGGCTTTCCCAATTATGCTCCCCGCGCAGGGCAGGATCGGCTAGGCTGGATAGCGGAACGGTGAAAATCTCGGCCACTTCGCGCTCATCGGCCCGCAACTGGGTCGCGGATTGGATCAAACCGACAAACGGGGTGACCAGAAAACCGGTGGTATTCGTACGCACGGTGCTAAGACGACCCAGCACGGTCACCGCGCGCGGGCTGAGGGCAACTTCTTCTTCCGCTTCGCGCAGCGCCGTCGCCAGCAGGTTTTTGTCGCAGGCCTCGAGCCGGCCGCCGGGAAACGCGACCTGGCCTCGATGGCTGGAAAGCTGCTCGGAACGTCGGATGAAGAGCAGTTCGAGCTCGCCCGCGGCCACTAAAAGCGGCACCATCACGGCCGCCCGCACACACGCTTGCGGCTCTAGTGCGTCGATCGATTCGGCGTCCAGCAAACGCCGGCGCAGGCCTTCGAGTTGACTTTCGTATCCGGTAACCACGGCTTAACCGCGTTCCCACCCCAGCTTCGACCCTTCGCCAGCTTGGCCAGTGTTTCGCAGGCTGCCACAAAGGCTGAGTCTGGGAGAGCGCGGCTCCTAGCCCGTTGTCCTATCGCGCGCGGTACCGCTTGTACAGACGCGAGCGGTCGCGAGAAGATCTCTGACCAGCTATTGTTCGAGGCTAGAATGCGGTACTT
The window above is part of the Candidatus Binataceae bacterium genome. Proteins encoded here:
- the rpsP gene encoding 30S ribosomal protein S16, yielding MALVIRLRRQGARKQAFFRIVVAESNAPRDGRCVDQIGTYDPGVNPPKVNVKADRLERWLKAGALPSATVANLLHAPKAAPTA
- a CDS encoding KH domain-containing protein, which codes for MKDLVLFLAKHLVNNPDAVEVKETQGDTASVLELRVAKEDLGRIIGKQGRTAKSIRTILNAVASRTNRKVVLEIIEEK
- the ffh gene encoding signal recognition particle protein is translated as MFETLSDRLEGVFKKLRGQGRITERNIEEAVREVRLALLEADVNLKVVRQFIEHVTRKALGQEVLRSLSPEQHLIRFVANELREVMGGSARELDLKVKPPVKIMLVGLQGSGKTTSLAKLARWLKVERKRRPLLASVDVYRPAAMEQLRVLGRQIEVPVVESHEGQEPIEIATNALNRADVGGFDVLLLDTAGRLQIDNEMMDEVARLQTVLRPHHTLLVADAMTGQEAASVAQGFHERLKLSGVILTKLDSDARGGAALSVRAVTGAPILFAAMGERLEAFEIFHPDRLASRILGMGDVLTLIEKAQQTYDQKQAKELERKFKKNEFTLEDFAQQMLAIQKMGSLGDLLGMIPGFKKIAGQVDSEQAQQEMARIKAIIDSMTKQERRNHLLLNGSRRARIAAGSGTSVAEINRFMKQFEQTRKMMKKVARGGVGHSVPRGFGLGG
- a CDS encoding CoA pyrophosphatase, with the translated sequence MVTGYESQLEGLRRRLLDAESIDALEPQACVRAAVMVPLLVAAGELELLFIRRSEQLSSHRGQVAFPGGRLEACDKNLLATALREAEEEVALSPRAVTVLGRLSTVRTNTTGFLVTPFVGLIQSATQLRADEREVAEIFTVPLSSLADPALRGEHNWESQGARRAFPAILYQSKVIWGLTLRITEELLDLLSHAP
- the rimM gene encoding ribosome maturation factor RimM (Essential for efficient processing of 16S rRNA), which produces MVGSHGLRGALRVRLDNPDSDLSHLQRCFVREQGAMPRAMRVLEVSPAGAGALRMVLEGVETIEAAQAMRGQVLYIAKDDLPPLSEGEFYYFAIMGFEVLTVAGEPLGRIAEVFSNGAHEVWVVRGERGEILIPVVDEVVVALQPDHQRAIIQPLAGLLD